One window of Nostoc sp. C052 genomic DNA carries:
- a CDS encoding pentapeptide repeat-containing protein, with amino-acid sequence MTIESNSSNLPTPEPDPENDSQPNDFDGSATEKNLNSEVLATQQALAAIASLNSPQYTTALQQARSEVKHPTTKQFTVKPRALLITLIAIAITFIGIILNNWIVGIIGTLMALVLSLAILLPWFQEVLDEWFSPQERTLFVAFLGLLVAIIGLIRFTGVGDRLLVLGRQINWDIAGTLADWFGALGQILIAIIAVYVAWRQYVISKDLTIQQNLLTVQQNIITQQQTIDSYFQGVSDLVLDEEGLLEDWPQERAIAEGRTAAILSSVDGSGKAKILRFLSRSKLLSPLKRDRLLGRAILDGTGGYAEDRLEGVRVIDLGVMLAAADLSGTDLRWTDLSEANLVRANLSGCDLVKANLSRTILYNANLSGADINGIRLFYGVVDKASPRSRTEPPDYETGEQTGAVVENIDLTNVQRMSESTRCYCCTWGGEKTRGTIPGGCEGIPNKLGR; translated from the coding sequence ATGACGATTGAATCCAATTCTTCTAATCTACCAACCCCAGAACCAGACCCCGAAAACGATTCGCAACCAAATGACTTTGACGGTAGTGCAACTGAGAAGAACCTTAATTCAGAAGTACTAGCGACACAACAAGCACTAGCGGCGATCGCGTCTTTAAATTCTCCCCAATATACAACTGCACTACAACAAGCTCGTTCGGAAGTCAAGCACCCCACTACCAAACAATTCACAGTTAAGCCCAGGGCATTGCTGATTACTCTAATCGCGATCGCCATCACCTTTATTGGAATTATCCTTAATAACTGGATCGTTGGCATTATCGGCACACTGATGGCTTTGGTGTTATCCCTGGCGATATTATTACCTTGGTTCCAAGAAGTTTTAGACGAGTGGTTTTCACCCCAAGAACGCACGCTGTTTGTAGCCTTTTTGGGACTATTAGTAGCCATCATCGGCTTGATCAGATTCACAGGTGTAGGCGATCGCTTGCTTGTTTTAGGACGCCAAATTAATTGGGATATTGCTGGAACCCTAGCAGATTGGTTTGGCGCATTGGGGCAAATTCTCATCGCCATCATTGCCGTTTACGTAGCATGGCGACAATATGTCATTTCTAAAGACTTGACAATTCAGCAAAACCTGCTGACAGTTCAGCAAAATATTATCACCCAGCAACAGACCATTGATTCCTATTTCCAAGGCGTTTCCGACTTAGTATTAGATGAAGAAGGATTATTAGAAGATTGGCCGCAAGAAAGAGCGATCGCTGAAGGACGTACAGCGGCAATTTTAAGTAGTGTCGATGGTAGTGGGAAAGCGAAAATTCTCCGCTTTCTCTCACGTTCCAAGTTGTTATCACCTCTAAAACGCGATCGCCTATTAGGTAGAGCCATTCTCGACGGGACTGGCGGATATGCAGAAGACCGCCTCGAAGGTGTGCGTGTCATCGACTTAGGTGTAATGCTAGCCGCAGCCGACCTTTCTGGTACTGATTTACGTTGGACTGATTTGAGCGAGGCTAATCTTGTCCGTGCTAATCTGTCCGGTTGTGACTTAGTAAAAGCCAACCTCTCCCGCACAATTTTATATAACGCTAATCTTAGTGGTGCTGACATCAACGGGATTCGTCTATTTTATGGCGTAGTAGATAAAGCATCACCCCGCAGTCGCACCGAACCACCAGATTATGAAACCGGCGAACAAACTGGCGCTGTCGTAGAAAATATCGATTTGACGAATGTGCAGCGGATGTCTGAGTCTACACGTTGTTATTGTTGCACTTGGGGTGGTGAAAAAACCAGAGGTACTATTCCTGGTGGTTGTGAAGGTATTCCCAATAAGTTGGGAAGATAG
- a CDS encoding sulfate/molybdate ABC transporter ATP-binding protein: protein MGIVVENVSKQFGSFKAVDEVSLEIKSGSLVALLGPSGSGKSTLLRLISGLEMPDSGKILLTGKDATYQSVQERNIGFVFQHYALFKHLTVKQNIAFGLEIRKAQPKRIKGRVEQLLELVQLTGLGDRYPSQLSGGQRQRVALARALAVEPEVLLLDEPFGALDAKVRKDLRAWLRRLHDEVHVTTVFVTHDQEEAMEVSDEVVVMNKGRVEQVGTPSEIYDDPATAFVMSFIGPVNVLPSSSKIFKSSGFDAPHPQVFLRPQDVIFETSANDATTPATVSRLVHLGWEIQVELTFDDGQILTAHLTRDRFNDLELEAKQRVYVKPKDAKSFPVSYSI, encoded by the coding sequence GTGGGCATAGTAGTTGAGAACGTCTCCAAACAATTCGGGAGTTTCAAGGCAGTTGATGAAGTCAGCCTGGAAATTAAGAGTGGTTCGCTAGTTGCGTTACTCGGGCCATCGGGTTCAGGTAAATCTACGCTATTACGGTTGATTTCCGGTTTAGAAATGCCAGATAGCGGTAAAATCTTGCTTACTGGTAAGGACGCTACATACCAAAGCGTGCAAGAGCGAAATATTGGGTTTGTGTTTCAGCACTATGCGCTATTCAAGCATCTAACTGTCAAGCAAAATATTGCCTTTGGCTTAGAAATTCGGAAGGCACAACCAAAGAGAATTAAAGGGCGGGTAGAACAATTACTCGAATTGGTGCAATTGACTGGATTAGGCGATCGCTATCCATCACAACTTTCTGGTGGTCAAAGACAACGGGTAGCATTAGCGAGGGCACTGGCTGTAGAACCGGAAGTCTTGTTGCTAGATGAACCCTTTGGCGCACTTGATGCGAAAGTCCGCAAAGATTTACGGGCATGGTTACGCCGCCTCCATGATGAGGTTCATGTTACCACAGTTTTCGTCACCCACGACCAAGAGGAAGCAATGGAAGTCTCCGATGAGGTTGTGGTGATGAATAAAGGGCGTGTGGAACAGGTGGGGACACCATCTGAAATTTACGATGATCCTGCTACAGCTTTTGTGATGAGCTTCATTGGCCCGGTGAACGTATTACCCAGCAGTTCAAAGATTTTTAAAAGTAGCGGATTTGATGCACCACATCCACAAGTGTTTTTGCGTCCGCAAGATGTAATTTTTGAAACTAGCGCCAACGATGCCACGACACCCGCGACAGTGAGTCGGTTAGTACATTTGGGTTGGGAAATTCAAGTAGAATTAACTTTCGATGATGGACAAATATTGACAGCGCATTTAACACGCGATCGCTTTAATGACCTAGAGTTAGAAGCGAAACAGCGAGTGTATGTGAAGCCAAAGGATGCAAAATCATTCCCAGTATCTTATTCAATTTAA
- the chlP gene encoding geranylgeranyl reductase: MTLRVAVIGSGPAGSSAAETLAASGIETYLFERKLDNAKPCGGAIPLCMVSEFDLPPEIIDRRVRKMKMISPSNREVDINLVNEDEYIGMCRREVLDGFLRDRAAKLGANLINATVHKLDIPGNNTDPYTIHYIDHTEGISQGIAKTLKVDLVIGADGANSRVAKEMDAGDYNYAIAFQERIRLPEDKMAYYNDLAEMYVGDDVSTDFYAWVFPKYDHVAVGTGTMHINKASIKQLQAGIRARASEKLAGGKIIKVEAHPIPEHPRPRRVVGRIALVGDAAGYVTKSSGEGIYFAAKSGRMCAETIVETSNGGSRIPTEGDLKVYLKRWDKRYGLTYKVLDILQTVFYRSDATREAFVEMCDDLDVQRLTFDSYLYKTVVPANPITQLKITAKTIGSLIRGNALAP, translated from the coding sequence TTGACACTACGGGTTGCTGTTATTGGGTCAGGCCCTGCTGGTTCATCTGCCGCTGAAACACTGGCAGCCTCTGGGATTGAAACCTACCTGTTTGAGCGGAAGCTAGACAATGCAAAGCCTTGTGGGGGTGCAATTCCCCTGTGTATGGTGAGTGAATTTGACTTACCACCAGAGATAATCGATCGCCGGGTACGGAAGATGAAAATGATTTCGCCTTCCAACCGCGAGGTTGATATCAATTTGGTAAATGAAGATGAATATATAGGAATGTGCCGCCGGGAAGTGCTGGATGGCTTTTTGCGCGATCGCGCGGCCAAACTAGGCGCAAATTTAATTAATGCCACTGTTCATAAACTCGATATACCAGGAAACAATACTGACCCCTATACCATCCATTACATTGACCATACAGAAGGCATATCACAGGGGATTGCTAAAACCCTGAAGGTGGATTTAGTAATTGGGGCAGACGGGGCTAATTCTCGCGTTGCTAAAGAAATGGACGCTGGGGATTACAATTATGCGATCGCTTTCCAAGAGCGAATTCGCTTACCCGAAGACAAAATGGCATACTATAACGACCTCGCCGAAATGTATGTCGGTGATGACGTTTCTACCGATTTCTACGCTTGGGTTTTCCCCAAATATGACCACGTAGCTGTCGGTACTGGCACGATGCATATTAATAAAGCCAGCATCAAACAGTTACAAGCTGGTATCCGCGCCCGTGCTTCCGAAAAGCTAGCAGGCGGTAAAATCATCAAAGTCGAAGCCCACCCCATTCCTGAACATCCCCGTCCCCGTCGTGTTGTCGGTCGCATCGCTTTGGTGGGAGATGCTGCTGGTTACGTTACCAAGTCTTCTGGCGAAGGTATTTATTTTGCCGCTAAATCTGGGCGGATGTGTGCCGAAACCATTGTGGAAACATCTAATGGTGGTAGCCGCATTCCTACAGAAGGCGACCTTAAGGTTTACCTGAAGCGTTGGGATAAAAGATACGGACTCACCTACAAGGTGCTGGACATTCTACAAACCGTGTTCTATCGTTCTGACGCCACCCGCGAAGCCTTTGTGGAAATGTGTGATGACCTCGATGTACAACGGCTAACATTCGATAGCTATCTGTATAAGACGGTCGTCCCAGCTAATCCCATCACCCAATTGAAGATTACTGCCAAAACTATTGGTAGTCTAATTCGGGGTAATGCCCTTGCACCTTAA
- a CDS encoding Gfo/Idh/MocA family protein, with translation MYNSKAASEKAKVRVGLIGTGYAAKFRAEALLHDERSHLVAVVGHTSEKTEAFAKEYQIETLSSWQELVEREDIDLVAISTINRDHGAIARAALTNDKHVIVEYPLSLDVVEAEELIALAKAKQKLLHIEHLELLGGLHQALKQNLAKIGEVFYVRYSTINPQNPAPRKWTYNHDLFGFPLIGALSRLHRLIDLFGKVFTVNCHQRYWEIEPEYYQTCFCTSELCFNSGLLAQVVYGKGESLWQSERKFEVHGEKGGLIFDGDTGIFIQPGETTSIEVGPRRGLFAKDTSMVLDHLFDGTPLYVTPEESLYTLKVADAAQRAAQTGLTMFMKDF, from the coding sequence ATGTATAATTCAAAAGCTGCTTCGGAAAAAGCAAAAGTGCGTGTAGGTTTGATCGGTACTGGATATGCGGCAAAGTTTCGGGCTGAAGCATTGCTCCACGATGAGCGATCGCACCTAGTCGCAGTTGTTGGTCATACAAGCGAAAAAACCGAAGCCTTTGCTAAAGAGTACCAGATTGAAACATTGAGTTCTTGGCAAGAGCTAGTAGAACGTGAAGATATAGACCTAGTGGCGATATCTACGATTAATCGAGATCATGGGGCGATCGCGCGTGCAGCGCTAACCAACGACAAACATGTGATTGTAGAGTATCCTCTTTCGTTGGATGTAGTCGAAGCAGAGGAATTGATTGCTTTAGCCAAAGCAAAACAAAAACTTCTGCATATAGAACACCTGGAACTTTTGGGTGGTTTGCATCAAGCCTTGAAGCAAAACTTAGCCAAAATTGGTGAAGTGTTTTATGTTCGCTACAGCACCATCAATCCTCAAAATCCTGCACCCCGCAAATGGACTTATAACCACGATTTGTTCGGCTTTCCCTTAATTGGGGCCCTGTCTCGCCTACATCGCCTCATCGATTTATTTGGTAAAGTATTTACAGTTAACTGTCACCAGCGATATTGGGAAATAGAACCGGAATATTACCAAACCTGTTTCTGCACTAGTGAACTGTGCTTTAACAGTGGACTTTTAGCCCAAGTAGTGTACGGTAAAGGTGAAAGTCTTTGGCAATCAGAACGCAAGTTTGAAGTTCACGGCGAAAAAGGTGGTTTAATTTTTGATGGTGACACCGGAATTTTCATCCAGCCAGGAGAAACAACATCTATAGAGGTTGGTCCTCGACGGGGTTTGTTCGCTAAAGATACGAGTATGGTATTAGACCATCTTTTTGATGGCACTCCTTTGTACGTTACCCCAGAGGAGAGCTTATATACCCTAAAGGTTGCTGATGCTGCCCAAAGAGCCGCACAGACAGGGTTAACTATGTTTATGAAAGATTTCTAG
- a CDS encoding GNAT family N-acetyltransferase → MQLNRFDNIQEFWHCTQAYLLQHQVENNVLLSILHTLLHNPERYLSKPYLAIVQTSGEILAVAIRTPPQKLILSKAQNMDALQLIAQDLRQEQLPGSMGLATEAEIFSQTWQRLTGQFYQRSVVMKIYQLTAVQRVSTARGYLRLATESDRSLLIEWLSAFLSEIDQAVSEDVEHQVDNRLKEQNTYFWVDSTPVSVASSKQLLATIGRINLAYTPPEYRRQGYATACVAALSQKLLDQGCRHCFLIANLANPTANHIYQAIGYCPICDWHGYSFTSNE, encoded by the coding sequence ATGCAACTAAATCGATTCGACAACATTCAGGAATTCTGGCACTGCACTCAGGCTTACTTACTCCAGCATCAGGTAGAAAATAATGTTTTGCTCAGTATTTTGCATACCTTGTTGCATAACCCAGAACGTTATCTGAGTAAGCCTTATTTAGCAATTGTCCAAACAAGTGGCGAAATTCTGGCTGTTGCCATCCGCACCCCACCTCAAAAATTGATCCTATCCAAAGCCCAGAATATGGATGCTTTGCAGTTGATTGCTCAAGATTTGCGTCAAGAGCAACTGCCAGGAAGCATGGGACTGGCAACTGAAGCAGAAATATTCTCGCAGACTTGGCAAAGGCTGACAGGACAATTCTATCAACGGTCGGTGGTAATGAAAATTTACCAATTAACGGCAGTGCAAAGAGTCTCAACGGCCAGGGGATATCTCAGATTGGCAACAGAAAGCGATCGCTCTCTTTTGATTGAGTGGCTTTCTGCATTTTTATCTGAGATAGATCAGGCGGTGAGCGAAGATGTCGAACACCAAGTAGATAATCGGTTGAAAGAGCAGAATACTTATTTTTGGGTTGATAGCACTCCAGTTTCAGTTGCGTCTAGCAAACAATTGTTAGCTACAATTGGTCGGATCAATTTAGCTTATACGCCACCAGAGTATCGTCGCCAAGGATATGCCACTGCCTGTGTCGCAGCGTTAAGCCAAAAACTGCTAGATCAGGGATGCCGCCATTGTTTCCTCATAGCAAATTTAGCCAATCCCACAGCTAATCATATTTATCAAGCAATTGGGTATTGCCCCATTTGCGATTGGCACGGATACTCATTCACCTCAAACGAGTAA
- a CDS encoding restriction endonuclease subunit R produces MVQTLAAENVTLEQLILLYGLELVDSEEFFREWQDDLPELTSLEKQLLDQIKAGYINLRNYPPLLENTVNTIVLSPLLFIGKFYLPPFHLKLEKSIEIETQDKQTIIKGRIDFLLLNQKFWVTVIESKQVAYSVEAGLDQILAYMLAAPQSQDVVFGMITSGGSFMFIKLLKGYPPRYTTSDIFDVRNRGNELYNVLQILKRISQLTFA; encoded by the coding sequence ATGGTTCAAACTCTTGCTGCGGAAAACGTCACACTTGAGCAACTAATATTGCTCTATGGATTAGAGTTAGTTGATTCGGAAGAATTCTTTCGAGAGTGGCAAGATGACCTACCTGAACTGACAAGTTTAGAAAAGCAGCTATTGGATCAAATAAAGGCAGGTTACATAAATTTGCGAAACTATCCGCCTTTATTAGAAAATACAGTTAACACGATTGTTTTATCACCACTACTATTCATTGGCAAGTTTTATTTACCTCCTTTTCACCTCAAATTAGAGAAATCTATCGAGATTGAAACACAAGACAAACAAACTATCATCAAAGGACGAATTGACTTTTTACTTCTAAATCAAAAATTCTGGGTAACAGTTATTGAGTCTAAACAGGTTGCTTATTCGGTAGAAGCAGGACTTGACCAAATTCTGGCATATATGCTGGCTGCTCCCCAGTCACAAGATGTAGTATTTGGTATGATTACTTCTGGTGGCAGTTTTATGTTCATTAAACTGCTCAAAGGTTATCCTCCTCGCTATACCACTTCGGATATTTTTGATGTCCGTAACCGTGGCAATGAGTTATATAATGTACTCCAAATTTTGAAGCGTATTAGTCAATTGACTTTTGCCTAA
- a CDS encoding DUF3370 domain-containing protein produces the protein MLNFISYLFLAQASPSPAPQEIFIPQQTRPLTGHLDEVPVFNSNNPEVVQSEGILLSTFPPQGKKVPSAHLNFPFQGRFDLFSHHIARAIETPNDLRTLYLGVIVYNPSDRPATVNILQAASYVSQPDAPFVKLPPMQDNNSGDVFAGPGDRAMNDVLRVKRQGWPAQLVIPPKQSRMLMNHPIPVRTLTPPLNGRSTLLRLYSDNPVYLANLAMFAKPNPDGSERAPTLEEWENLLENGDFAGPREPAPSPPDRLEGATEIYGRVAGVAIGSRWQAQVTDSNSSYLTIPKSGQAFSYGLSTLLAGKMGTGQNQTAKLVARYPGSAYEAHGNYGIEYNISLPLFNNTDKPQTINVLFQTPIKEDELSKPGLRFFSPPEPSVFFRGTVRIRYNDDNGLPRTQYWHLVQQRGQMGEPLAQLKISPGQRRLVKVDFLYPPDATPPQMLTIQTVDQT, from the coding sequence ATGCTTAATTTTATTTCCTATTTGTTTTTGGCTCAAGCTTCGCCTTCTCCAGCACCGCAGGAAATTTTCATTCCCCAACAAACAAGACCTTTAACAGGTCATCTTGACGAAGTACCAGTATTTAACAGTAATAACCCAGAAGTAGTTCAGAGTGAAGGAATTCTGCTCTCTACATTTCCTCCTCAAGGCAAAAAAGTGCCTAGCGCCCACCTGAACTTTCCATTTCAGGGACGGTTTGATTTATTTTCTCACCATATTGCTAGAGCAATTGAGACTCCAAATGATTTGCGGACTCTTTATTTGGGAGTGATTGTTTACAATCCCAGCGATCGCCCTGCAACTGTCAACATTTTGCAAGCAGCTAGTTATGTTAGTCAACCTGATGCACCTTTTGTCAAGCTGCCTCCCATGCAGGACAATAATTCGGGAGACGTTTTTGCTGGGCCAGGCGATCGCGCGATGAATGATGTGCTGCGAGTCAAACGGCAAGGATGGCCAGCCCAGTTGGTAATTCCACCAAAACAAAGCCGGATGTTAATGAATCATCCCATTCCAGTGCGAACTTTAACGCCGCCATTGAATGGACGTTCTACTTTGTTACGTTTGTATAGCGATAATCCAGTTTATCTGGCCAACCTGGCCATGTTTGCCAAACCCAATCCCGATGGTAGTGAACGAGCGCCAACTTTAGAAGAATGGGAGAATTTGTTAGAAAATGGTGATTTTGCAGGGCCTCGTGAACCTGCTCCCAGTCCTCCAGATCGCCTTGAAGGGGCAACAGAAATTTATGGACGAGTAGCAGGGGTAGCTATTGGCTCTCGTTGGCAAGCACAAGTTACCGACTCTAATAGTTCATACCTGACAATTCCCAAATCAGGACAAGCTTTTTCTTACGGTTTAAGTACCCTTTTAGCAGGCAAAATGGGTACTGGACAAAACCAAACTGCTAAACTCGTAGCGCGTTATCCTGGTAGTGCTTACGAAGCTCACGGCAACTACGGCATTGAATACAACATCTCTCTACCATTATTCAACAATACGGATAAGCCACAAACTATAAATGTGCTTTTCCAAACGCCTATTAAAGAAGATGAGTTAAGTAAACCAGGGCTACGCTTTTTTTCACCACCTGAACCATCTGTCTTTTTCCGTGGCACTGTTCGTATTCGCTACAATGACGATAATGGCTTACCCAGAACCCAATACTGGCACTTAGTTCAACAACGGGGACAGATGGGAGAACCGCTTGCTCAATTAAAAATATCTCCTGGTCAGCGGCGACTGGTAAAAGTGGATTTTCTCTACCCGCCTGATGCTACGCCCCCTCAAATGCTGACAATTCAAACTGTAGACCAGACATAA
- the yidD gene encoding membrane protein insertion efficiency factor YidD, with protein MQISLFDSFTRQVGTAAITGYQKHISPHKGFACAHRILYGGESCSQYIKRVIAKEGLKAAFINSRERFQACKQANQILRAQTDNSEESPEEETDTPQRQASGKVAQKSSFINNSNTNCLDCADLGCNCAEMATVIPDCGSLDCGAADCSSLDCSGADCSFLDCGSCGS; from the coding sequence ATGCAGATTTCCTTATTCGATTCTTTTACTAGACAAGTTGGTACTGCCGCAATTACTGGATATCAAAAGCACATTTCCCCACACAAAGGTTTTGCTTGTGCCCACAGAATACTATATGGCGGCGAATCTTGTTCTCAATACATCAAGCGGGTAATTGCTAAGGAAGGGTTAAAAGCAGCTTTTATCAATTCCCGTGAACGATTTCAAGCTTGCAAGCAAGCTAACCAAATTTTGCGAGCGCAAACCGATAACTCAGAAGAATCCCCAGAGGAAGAAACAGACACGCCGCAACGACAAGCATCTGGTAAAGTTGCTCAAAAATCCTCATTTATTAACAATAGCAATACTAACTGTCTTGATTGTGCCGATTTGGGCTGCAATTGTGCTGAAATGGCTACCGTGATTCCTGATTGTGGTTCCCTAGATTGTGGTGCTGCTGATTGCAGTTCTCTAGATTGCAGTGGTGCTGATTGTAGCTTCCTCGATTGCGGTAGCTGTGGTAGCTAA
- the map gene encoding type I methionyl aminopeptidase, translated as MKTELIVILSQREIEKMRQAGRLAAKLLQHLEPFVKPGVSTLELNDEAERWTQAHGAKSAPLGYKGYPKSICTSVNEVICHGIPNAKQILKEGDIINIDVTPIVEGYHGDTSKTFFVGTPSPKTRKLVEVTEECLRLGIAEVKPGARIGDIGAAIQEYAEAQGFSVVRDFVGHGISNIFHTAPDVPHYGTRGKGKRLRPGMVFTIEPMINEGTYEVEVLSDKWTAVTRDRKLSAQCEHTLAVTEDGVEILTLPEGENY; from the coding sequence ATGAAAACCGAACTAATTGTTATTTTATCCCAACGAGAAATAGAGAAAATGCGTCAAGCTGGACGTTTAGCTGCTAAACTTCTCCAGCATCTCGAACCATTTGTGAAGCCAGGGGTTAGCACTCTTGAACTAAATGATGAAGCCGAACGTTGGACACAAGCGCATGGAGCAAAAAGCGCACCCCTTGGTTATAAAGGTTATCCGAAATCGATTTGCACTAGTGTAAATGAGGTAATTTGTCACGGCATTCCCAATGCCAAGCAAATTCTGAAAGAAGGTGACATCATTAATATTGATGTTACGCCGATTGTTGAAGGTTATCACGGCGATACATCCAAGACATTTTTTGTTGGTACTCCTTCTCCAAAAACGAGAAAGTTGGTAGAGGTGACAGAAGAATGTCTCCGCCTGGGTATTGCTGAAGTTAAGCCAGGGGCACGTATTGGCGACATTGGTGCAGCTATTCAAGAGTATGCTGAAGCACAAGGCTTTTCTGTGGTACGAGATTTCGTTGGACACGGCATCAGTAACATTTTCCATACTGCGCCAGATGTTCCCCACTATGGTACACGCGGTAAGGGCAAGCGCCTCAGACCAGGGATGGTTTTTACCATTGAGCCAATGATTAACGAAGGTACTTACGAAGTCGAAGTTCTCAGTGATAAGTGGACTGCGGTAACGCGCGATCGCAAGCTTTCTGCTCAATGTGAGCATACCTTAGCTGTAACTGAAGATGGCGTTGAAATCCTCACCCTACCTGAAGGTGAGAATTACTAA